From a single Budorcas taxicolor isolate Tak-1 chromosome X, Takin1.1, whole genome shotgun sequence genomic region:
- the LOC128069607 gene encoding LOW QUALITY PROTEIN: beta-galactoside alpha-2,6-sialyltransferase 1-like (The sequence of the model RefSeq protein was modified relative to this genomic sequence to represent the inferred CDS: inserted 2 bases in 1 codon), whose product MAIENSSEQLTTRNSLKNSYGFLMRVKATESPPDKVFLLHPFTPLSQPFNNKSAEYLLNAKSCGNPYIITESPSSSKNLIPRLQTIRKNYLNMNKYKVMYKWPGARVKFSAEALLCHPQDHVKISVMEITDFPFNTSDLEGYLPQEDITTKAGPWGICAVVSPAGSLKSSQLGREIDDHNAVERFNGAPTVKFQQDVGTKTTIRLVNSQLVTTEAGFLKDSLYNEGILSVWDPSVYHSDIPKWYRNPNYSYFNNFKSYHKLHLHQPFYILKPQMPWELWDIIQEISSEQIQPNSPSSGMLGIIIMMSLCDLVVIYEFLPSKHKTNVCNYYXRYFDSACTIGTYHPLLFENMVKHLNLGTNEDIYLLGKAMLPRFQTIRCGA is encoded by the exons ATGGCTATAGAAAATTCATCTGAACAGCTGACAACCAGAAACAGTCTCAAGAACAGCTATGGTTTCCTGATGCGGGTGAAAGCAACAGAGTCTCCACCTGATAAG GTGTTTCTCCTTCACCCTTTCACTCCACTTTCCCAACCATTTAATAATAAAAGCGCTGAGTACTTATTAAATGCCAAATCCTGTGGAAACCCCTACAT tataactgagtcaccttCCTCCTCCAAAAACCTTATCCCCAGGCTGCAAACTATCCGGAAGAATTATCTGAACATGAACAAGTACAAAGTGATGTACAAGTGGCCAGGGGCCAGGGTCAAGTTCAGTGCAGAGGCCCTGCTTTGCCACCCCCAGGACCACGTGAAAATTTCAGTGATGGAGATCACAGATTTTCCCTTCAACACCTCTGATTTGGAGGGTTACCTGCCTCAGGAGGACATTACGACCAAGGCTGGGCCATGGGGCATCTGTGCTGTTGTCTCTCCAGCAGGATCTCTGAAGTCCTCCCAGCTGGGTCGAGAAATAGATGATCACAATGCAGTCGAGAGGTTTAATGGGGCACCCACAGTCAAATTCCAACAAGACGTGGGCACGAAAACCACCATTCGTCTGGTAAACTCTCAGTTGGTCACCACAGAAGCGGGCTTCCTCAAAGACAGTTTGTACAATGAAGGAATCCTAAGTGTGTGGGACCCATCTGTTTACCATTCAGATATCCCAAAGTGGTACAGGAATCCCAACTACAGTTACTTCAATAACTTCAAGAGCTATCATAAGCTGCATCTTCATCAGCCCTTTTACATCCTCAAGCCCCAGATGCCTTGGGAGCTGTGGGACATCATTCAAGAAATCTCCTCAGAGCAGATCCAGCCAAACTCCCCATCCTCTGGGATGCTCGGCATTATTATTATGATGTCACTGTGTGACCTGGTGGTTATTTACGAGTTCCTCCCATCCAAGCACAAGACTAATGTATGCAACTATTA CAGGTATTTCGACAGTGCCTGCACAATAGGCACCTACCACCCACTCCTCTTTGAGAACATGGTGAAGCACCTCAACCTCGGTACGAACGAGGACATCTACCTGCTTGGAAAAGCCATGCTGCCTCGCTTCCAGACAATTCGCTGTGGAGCATAA